ATCGTAGAGCACTCCCGTGTCACCCTGATTATTCCATACAGCGCTTCTGCCCCAGTAGAGGTCGCTAGTCGTGTTTGTTCCACGGCTGGTGTGTACCTTAACGCTGCTACCGGCTGGGAGTATGAATGGTGGAAAGGTATAGACCTGTCTTGGCCCGGCACTCAATTTCCATCCGGTCATATCCATGGCCACGCTGCTGCGGTTAGTGATAGTGACGATCTCAGCTACGGCGTCGATAGCCTGGATGACTATCGTGCCCGAAGCCACAGCCGTGGATGTTGGCGTGGCCGGGGCTGGTGATGGTGTGGCTGTTGGGGCAGGTGGATAGGGTGACGAGGTGGCTGGGGGAGGAGGGAACGTAGGGGTTGGGGGCAACGGTGTGGCCGTGGGCACCTGTGTTTGTACGGACGGTATCCTCGTCGCCGTTGGCGGTGGTGTGGGCGACGGCGAAGGATTGGCAGTGGTGGGGACAGTTGTAGCTGTAGAGACAGGCAGTGGCCTGTTTGGCGTGGTCGTGGTAGGGGTAGACTCCTTCTGGGCGACGTTCGGCGCAGCTGGTAGTGGTGTGGATGGGGACGGGGTACTGGCTGACCGAGTGGGCGTGGTGGAGGTAGGAGCCGTGAACTGGGGACTGACCGGCCCCACTGCGGTTGGTGAGGCACTCCGACCCACTCTTAGCCGCAAGACAGCTGTGGGGGTCGGCGTTGGTTCTACTGTTCCAACGGGACGGCGCTGGCTAGTGGGGGTGAATGTCGTTGGAACTGATACAGTAGCAGTGAAGCGGTCAGAACAGGCAGATATGATCAGGATCAGGAGGAGAGGCCAGCCCAACCAGGTGCTTTTCATAGCCTTGTCTCCCTGGCGAGTTTGGGTCGTATTTTTAGTATAAAGTTGTTGGCCCAGCCTGTCAAGCCCGGCTGCTGAAGGTGAGTAATAGGGCTCTGACGGGGACGTGGGTTTGGGGTACCTCCAATTTCTTATCCCCTTCTCCCGCAAAATGGGAGGGGGGGGGACAGGGGGTTAGGGCAGCCCCACACCTGGGGTGGTTCGGGGGCTTCGCTCCAGGTACTATGCCTTATCGATGCGGGACGGGGAGTGTAGAGGGGCTTTGCCTCTCTGCTGGGGTTTGGGGTGTCCCTAAACCCACATCCCCCCTTCTCTCAATGGGAGAAGGGGGAAGAGGGATGAGGGCTTCATCACTATGGATCGCCGTACCTTCCTTAAAAAGGCTCTACTCAAGGGGGCTGCTGGGCTTGGGGTTGGATTGTCCCTTAATGAGGCAGGACACCTCTGGGAGGCAGCGGCTGAGGTCTTCAGCCGGGATAGCGGGATCGCCGGCCAGGTGGTGGACCTCCTCTCCGAGCAGCCGCTCGCTGGCGTCAGACTAAGCGCTGAACCATCCGGCGAAGCGGCCCTCAGCGATGAGAGGGGATATTATTACTTTCGTTTGCCACCGGGCACGTATAAGGTGATGGCCAACGCGCCCGGCTATTTGGAGCTCTGGTATGCCCAGCAGAGAGTGATAAGGGAAACGATTACCCGGCTCGACCTGGCGCTCTTACCAGCGAACCCTACGCCTGAGGAGCAAGCACTTATTTATGATAAAGTTGTGCGTGCTCCCCAGCTGCCTACTAGACTCGGCCTGGATTGGGAAACGCTCCTCCGTCCCTCGCTTGAGGTCCTCACCACGGCTATCCCATCCACGATCAACGTTCGTTTCCCTGATGGACATATCGAGACAATGGAGCTGGATGAATACTTGAAGGGTGTTGTACCTAACGAGATGCCTGCGAACTGGCCGACGGAGGCCCTGCGAGCGCAAGCAGTGGCCGCCCGCAGCTACGCCATCGCCTACGCCGCCCAAAAGGGCTATATCTGCACCGACACCAACTGTCAGTATTACTCCAATAAGCGTGATCCCCGTACCAGCGCCGCTGTGGATCAGACGCACAACATGGTGGCCACTTACAAAGATAATGTTATCTGGGCCTTTTATTTTGCTTCCTGCAATGGCTATCGTACCCGTAACAGTGAGGACGCTATCTACTGGCAAACCTGCCAACCCGCCGGCTGGAGGCGTCTCGACTACTGCCGTTCAGTGCCCTGTCTGCATGATCCGGTAGTAAAGAGAGATAGCGCTGGCAATATCCTCAATAAATGTGGGGATGAGGGGAAGGGGGCCGGCTACTACGGCCACGGTGTAGGCATGTGCCAGTGGGGGGCATTAGCGAGATCCAACGAGGGGCTGAGCTATAAGGGGATCCTCACCCATTACTACACTGGTATCAACGTGCTCAACGCGGGGATTCTGCCCCCTGCTCCCCTCAGCCCGGCCAATAACGCCTGGCTACCAGCTGGCCAACCCCTGACTTTGAGCTGGAGCAGTGGGGGAAGCTCTTACTATGTTGAGATGCAAAGTACGGCAAGCAGCAACAAATGGACTTCAGGCTGGATCAGCACTGCCTCCTGGACAACAAATTCCCCGCCGGCTGGTGTTTACCAGTGGCGGGTCAGGGCGCGAGACACCTCCGGAATAGAGAGCGACTGGAGTGAGATGATGACCCTGGTTCTGACCCAGAATCCATACAGGATTCGTTTCCCCTCGATCTACAATAAGGGGCCCATCAATACCTGGTAGGAGACATTGCAATGGTTAGGCTTTGCCGACAACATATCGGTCTGGTGATCGTGCTCGTCGCCTTCATCGCTCTGGGTACGCTCTATAGCGTTGTTGATCCCATCTTTGAGTCCTCTGATGAGCTCTGGCATTATCCCTATGTAAAATATATTGCCGATGGGCACGGCCTGCTGGTGATGAGCCCCCAGCCGGAGAAGAACGTGGCCAGGCAGGAGGGAAGTCAGCCCCCTCTTTACTATCTGCTTGGGGCAGCGGCTACGTTCTGGATTGATACCGGCCGCATCAGCGACCTGTACTGGCTTAATCCTCACGCTACCATAGGCGAACCCGGCGCTGATCACAATAAGAACATGGTGGTGCACACTGATAAGGAGAATTGGCCTTACCATGGTGTGCCTCTGGCTGTGCACATCGTGCGTTTC
Above is a genomic segment from Chloroflexota bacterium containing:
- a CDS encoding lamin tail domain-containing protein — encoded protein: MPPTPTFPPPPATSSPYPPAPTATPSPAPATPTSTAVASGTIVIQAIDAVAEIVTITNRSSVAMDMTGWKLSAGPRQVYTFPPFILPAGSSVKVHTSRGTNTTSDLYWGRSAVWNNQGDTGVLYDATGREVTRYTY
- a CDS encoding SpoIID/LytB domain-containing protein, producing MDRRTFLKKALLKGAAGLGVGLSLNEAGHLWEAAAEVFSRDSGIAGQVVDLLSEQPLAGVRLSAEPSGEAALSDERGYYYFRLPPGTYKVMANAPGYLELWYAQQRVIRETITRLDLALLPANPTPEEQALIYDKVVRAPQLPTRLGLDWETLLRPSLEVLTTAIPSTINVRFPDGHIETMELDEYLKGVVPNEMPANWPTEALRAQAVAARSYAIAYAAQKGYICTDTNCQYYSNKRDPRTSAAVDQTHNMVATYKDNVIWAFYFASCNGYRTRNSEDAIYWQTCQPAGWRRLDYCRSVPCLHDPVVKRDSAGNILNKCGDEGKGAGYYGHGVGMCQWGALARSNEGLSYKGILTHYYTGINVLNAGILPPAPLSPANNAWLPAGQPLTLSWSSGGSSYYVEMQSTASSNKWTSGWISTASWTTNSPPAGVYQWRVRARDTSGIESDWSEMMTLVLTQNPYRIRFPSIYNKGPINTW